The genomic region TCTCACGAATTTAACTAATCCTCTTCTTTCTTCATCATCAGTATCAGAATCATAAGAAAAATAGGTTAAGGTATTATCCTGCCCCAAAAACGATCCGCGTCCAAGCACCTGCAAAGTATATTCCGTTCCGGATCCACTTCTTTCTCTTGTTATAATAAGATGCACATCGGAATCTTCCTTATCTCTAACAAAGTCAACAAATTGAACTTCCTCCTGAATGTATGAATCGTTGCATCTCCAACAATCCAAAAATACCATAATTTTCTGGTCTCCGTTAAGGGTATCAGTTTCTTGCTGATTTTGAGCAATTGCTACATTAGATAAAAGGAATAGTGCAATTGTAATTGTTACAAGGGTATTCTTTGCCATCATTTTTAATTTTTTTGGAAGATTTTCAAGGTTCCAACAAAAACTAAAGAGTAATAATGCCAAAAGACTTTAAATAATGTTTCTATTAAAACTTTTAACATTAAAACATCTCTTTATAAAGCAGTGATGACAAAATAAATAGTACAAAAAAGAAGGAAGCTGACACTTTAATTCTCATTACGTACTGATACTCACTCTGATCGGCCTTAAGATTCCACACATAAAATAATAGCCCAAAGTAAGCTGCTAAATTCAATCCGATGAAACAGAAGCCGATCAACGTAACCTGATGCAATAAGCTCCAGCTTAAAATTCCTGACCCCATTGGGAATAATATAGTAAACAGCCATTTCACCCCTCTCAATCCATACCTTGCAGCAAATGTTTTATCTCTTCTCTGTAAATCCTCCTTTATTTGAAAAACTTGTGAAACCGGATACAGGCTTAACAAAATTAAAGCAACCCCCAATGCTATAAGATCTTCAAAATAAGTAATGGGATATCCGCCTGCAGCTAAAAATCCCAATAGAAATGAATTCGTCCCCGTACTTATCCCAATTGCTACAAAACTTAACACCGGCTTCCCTTTCCATCGGGCTAGTGGTGTCGAATACAACCAAAAAAACAACATGCTGACGGCATAGATTAGAACATAATTCCAGTTTACCGAAACAGCCCATGCCAAACCGATATATTGCATAACCATAGATGCCGGCCACATCCATTGGGTCATTTTCGGGGGTGTCTTGAGGCCACCAATGGGACCTTCATCCTTATCCCACCAGGAGTTATAGGCTGTTGCTCCACCAAATAAGAACACATGAACATTCAAAAACTGAAGCCAGAATTGCTGCCAGTTAATAGCCTCAACAAACAACCCCGCCAACAGATAGCCCCCGGAAAGTATAAAAAACTGGTAGTGCAGGCGGAGATGGGTAATAAAGTTTAGGAGTTGCTTTAACATAACACAGTTTTAAAATTTTTATTTAATATAGTATCTGATAATTGAAAGTTGATAGGGTGATTTTGGCCTTTTACTTATCACCCTATCAACTTTCACTTTATCAACTATCATTCCGTATCTTTGCAGTATGTTGATAGAAACCCAAAGCATAGAAATCAAGAAAACCATTCCCGAGGCCGAATGGAAAGTAAAGCAATCAGCCCACGAACAGCGTGTTGATGAGATTTTAAACGATTATCTGCAGGCCCGCTCGCGACAGGAAAAAAACCCTGTAATGGATTTTTTATTTGAGTATTACGCGTTTCGTCCGGCTAATTTGAGAAAATGGTCGCCCGGCATCGGTGTTGAACTTGAATATTCTAATTTTGACCAACTTCCTGAAATCAGTGAATTCTCGGTTCGGGAAAATTCTGCATTTGTAGACCCGGTATTTTTTCCTAAAAAAAGAATTTCATCTTTGAAATGGATGTTGCAGATGTTAAAAAACACACAGTCCAGCCGGCCCTCTTTTGGTTGTTTTGGAATGCATGAATGGGCAATGGTATACAAAACGGACAAGCCCCGCCATAACCAAGTACCGCTTAGAATGGAACCGGAGAAGCTTGCCGAGTTTGTAGAGTCTCGCCCGTTGCTTTGCACGCACTATGATGCTTTTCGTTTTTTTACCAAGCCTGCCCAACCTATGAATCGGTTTGAATTATCGAGAGAAAAATTCCATGAAACGGAACAACCGGGGTGCATTCATTCCAATATGGATCTCTATAAATGGGCCTTTAAAATATATCCTTTTATCTCAAGCAATTTGATTCTGGAAGCCTTTGAATTGGCTGTGAAAGCTCGTCGTATTGATATGCAAGCCAGCCCTTACGATTTACGTAATCAAGGATTACAGCCTATTAAAATAGAAACAGAATCGGGAAGAAAAGAGTACAAAAAAAAACAGGAGATGATTTTTGAAAAAGGCTTTCCGATTCGAAATGAAGTTATTAAAGCTTTGAAGAAGATTTTGTTGAGTGTTGAAAGTACAGCATTAAAAGAATGATAGTTCACCTTTAGGTTCCGGAGCATTTATTAGAAGGCATCAAAATCATTCTATGTACATTCAACTCTTGCTTACTTCCCAATTTCCTTAAGTGCTGATTTAACTTTTTCCACATCCTTATCTGTTATTTCAAAGTGAAAAGTAGCCCGAATGGTTTGGTGGCCAAATTGGGTCATTAGTACCCCCTGATCTTCCAGTTTTTTCAATATTCCCTCCGCAGTGTTATTCACTGTGTCAAAAAGCAAAATATTGGTTTGCAGGTTGTTCATGTCCACGGCTAGCTCAGAGCTGTTGAAAATTACTTCTGCTACTTCAGCTGCACGTCGATGATCATCTTTTAGCTTCTCCCAGTTATTGGATACTGCGTAATCTGCAGCGGCTGCAAGCAAACCAACCTGCCTCATTCCCCCACCCCACATTTTCCGATAACGGCGGGCTTTGGCTATTCGTTCTTTCGAGGAAAGAAGCATAGAACCAACCGGAGCACCCAATCCTTTAGAAAAACAAACCGAAATAGTGTCAGCAATTTTACCGAAAAATGCGGGTTCGATTTCTGTAGCCGTAATGGCATTCCAAATTCTTGCTCCATCCAAATGAACCATTAATTTGTGCTCATCTGCAAAAGATTTAATATTGCTCAACTCTTCTTTAGAATAGCACACGCCGCCGCCTTTATTTGTAGAATTTTCCAGACAGACAACTCTTGTTCTGGGCTCCCAATCAAAGTTTCCTCTTTTGGTGTGCTCCAAAATCTTTAAATTCAACTTGCCTCTTTTACCTTCTAATGTTCTTATTTGAACGCCTGAAAGTACCGAGGCCGCACCCGTTTCATAATTAAAAATATGGCCTTTTTCATCAATCAAAATTTCATCACCGGGATCGGTTAACACTTTAATCCCCAACTGGTTACTCATTGTCCCACTGGGAACAAAAAGGCCGGCTTCCATGCCAAACATACCCGCAATTTTTTGTTGAAAAGCATTTACAGTCTCATCTTCCCCAAAAACATCATCACCAACTTTTGCCTGCATCATGTAGTCAAGCATCTCCGGTGTTGGGCGAGTAATGGTATCACTTCGTAAATCAATCATATTCTTATTTTGCTTTTTCATTTTCATAGAATATAATCAATACCTGATCCGATCATAAAGTCTCACTCACTAAACACATGCAAAAAAGTTTTAAAATTAAAGAATTCCATTTAGATCAATCATCAATTATGGAGAGGGTAGTTTTTGAAGGTTGAAGCCAAATACGATATCGTTATAGCAGGAGGCGGACTTTCGGGACTTAGCCTTGCTTGGTATTTAGCAAAAGGCGGATATAAAGGTGCTGTTCTCGTTGTTGATGCGACCTTTGCCCCGACCAATGACAAAACCTGGTGTT from Gracilimonas sp. harbors:
- a CDS encoding UbiA family prenyltransferase — its product is MLKQLLNFITHLRLHYQFFILSGGYLLAGLFVEAINWQQFWLQFLNVHVFLFGGATAYNSWWDKDEGPIGGLKTPPKMTQWMWPASMVMQYIGLAWAVSVNWNYVLIYAVSMLFFWLYSTPLARWKGKPVLSFVAIGISTGTNSFLLGFLAAGGYPITYFEDLIALGVALILLSLYPVSQVFQIKEDLQRRDKTFAARYGLRGVKWLFTILFPMGSGILSWSLLHQVTLIGFCFIGLNLAAYFGLLFYVWNLKADQSEYQYVMRIKVSASFFFVLFILSSLLYKEMF
- a CDS encoding 3-methyladenine DNA glycosylase, whose translation is MLIETQSIEIKKTIPEAEWKVKQSAHEQRVDEILNDYLQARSRQEKNPVMDFLFEYYAFRPANLRKWSPGIGVELEYSNFDQLPEISEFSVRENSAFVDPVFFPKKRISSLKWMLQMLKNTQSSRPSFGCFGMHEWAMVYKTDKPRHNQVPLRMEPEKLAEFVESRPLLCTHYDAFRFFTKPAQPMNRFELSREKFHETEQPGCIHSNMDLYKWAFKIYPFISSNLILEAFELAVKARRIDMQASPYDLRNQGLQPIKIETESGRKEYKKKQEMIFEKGFPIRNEVIKALKKILLSVESTALKE
- a CDS encoding GntG family PLP-dependent aldolase, with amino-acid sequence MKKQNKNMIDLRSDTITRPTPEMLDYMMQAKVGDDVFGEDETVNAFQQKIAGMFGMEAGLFVPSGTMSNQLGIKVLTDPGDEILIDEKGHIFNYETGAASVLSGVQIRTLEGKRGKLNLKILEHTKRGNFDWEPRTRVVCLENSTNKGGGVCYSKEELSNIKSFADEHKLMVHLDGARIWNAITATEIEPAFFGKIADTISVCFSKGLGAPVGSMLLSSKERIAKARRYRKMWGGGMRQVGLLAAAADYAVSNNWEKLKDDHRRAAEVAEVIFNSSELAVDMNNLQTNILLFDTVNNTAEGILKKLEDQGVLMTQFGHQTIRATFHFEITDKDVEKVKSALKEIGK